A region of the Sideroxydans lithotrophicus ES-1 genome:
CCTGCTCCTGCTGCTGGCTGGTTCTCCGGTGCTGCACTGCGCTGGGAAGAAGGTGTCGGTCTGTTCGTTAAATCCCGTTGGACGCCTCGCGCCCAGGGCTTCATCGACGCCGACGAATACAAGTACATCTCGCCGGTGATCCTCTACGAGAAGGTCACCGGTCGCATCAAAGGCATCATCAGTGCCGCCCTCACCAATACCGCTTGCATCGACGGCATGGACGAAGTGCTGTCCCGTGCCGCCGCCAGTTTCATGTTGGACGAATCAACCTCAAAGGAGAATGGAATGGATGAACTGCTCGAACAGCTGCGCTGGTTTTTCAACATGCCGACGCTGGCAACCGCCGAAGAGATCCTCGCGGAACTGAAGAAAGCCGTCGACAAGATCAAGACAGCCGCGCCGGAAGCAACTGCCGCTGCCGGCTTCCGTGTCGACAACCTGGTCGCCTCGCTCGGCACCGAAGTCGCCGCGCTGAAGTCTGCATCGCCAGATCCTGCCAAGTTTGTACCGGTGGACACCATGCAGGCGCTTCAGACCGAACTGGCAGCGCTGCGCAGCGAGAAGACCGAGCGTGAAGTCGGCGAGGTGGTCACCGCCGCGCTGTCGACCGGCAAGCTGCTGCCGCCGCAAGAAAAGTGGGCGCGCGATCTGGGCATGAAGGATCTGGATGCACTGAAAGGCTACATCGATACCGCGCAGGGTGTGGCGGCACTGACATCCACCCAGACCAAAGGCCTGAAGCCACAAGGCACGGCTAATGCAAACGGCCTCGACGAAACCCAGCTCGCAGCATGCAAGTTGCTGGGCGTCGATCCGGCCGATTACGCCAAGACTTTGTCCGGCGAAGACGACTAACCAACCAACCAAGGAGAACGACATGGCTTTAGTAGCTGAACGCGATACACACATGCAGGATGGCGAGGTGATCTCGGCACCCATCGCTGCCAACGTCAAGGCATTCGCTGGCGGTCTGGCCGCTGCAAATGCAACTGGCTACGCCACGCCCGGCGCAGTCGCCGCCACGCTGACCTACCTGGGACGCTTTGAAGAGACCGTGGACAACACGGGCGGTGCTGCCGGTGCGAAGAACGTCCAGATCCGTCGCGGCAAGGCGTTCAAGTTCAAGAACTCCGGCGCGGATGCGGTGACTCAGGCCAGTCTCGGCAAGGCCTGCTACATCGTGGACGACGAAACCGTTGCTGCCACCAACGGCGCTGGTGCGCGCTCTGCTGCGGGCATCGTCGTGGGCTTGGACGCTGACGGCGTCTGGGTGCAGTAAACCTACCTTAACCAGGAGATACACAAATGCTCATCAACAAAGATACGCTGGCCAGCATCTTCACCGGCCTGAAAACCATCTTCAACAACACGCTGAAAGCAGCGCCGGGCAACTGGCAGGCCACCGCGATGGAAGTGCAGTCCGATGCCGAGGGCGAAGATTACATGTGGCTCAGCCGCTTCCCGAAGCTGCGCAAGTGGCTCGGCGACAAGGTGGTCAAGAACCTCAAGGCTGGCAAGTACTACAAGGTTAACGAGGATTGGGAGACCACCATCGCGGTCAAGCGCAACCACATCGACGACGACCGCCTGGGCATCTACAACACGCAGGCTCAGCAGGCTGGCGAAGCGGCCTCCGAACTGCATGACATCATCGTCGACGATCTGAAGAACAAAGCGTTCACCGAAACTTGCTTCGACGGTCAGTTCTACTACGACACCGATCACCCGGTGAAAGATGCCAGCGTGAGCAACAAGGGCACGATGGCGCTGTCTTGCGCAACCAAGGCTGCCGCAGTGGCAAGCTATGGCGCAGCCCGCACCGCGATCATGAGCTTCAAGGACGAAGAAGGCATGCCGCTGCGTCTGATCCCGGACACGCTGGAAGTTCCGCCTGCCCTGGAAGCTACTGCCCGCACGCTGTGCGAAGCGGACAAGCTGGATGACAACTCGCCCAACCCGTACAAGGGTTCCGCAACGGTGCTGGTCAACCCGGCGCTGACCAGTGCCACCGGCTGGATGCTGCATGTCACCAAGAAAGCATCGGTGAAGCCGTTCATCGTCCAGATGCGCAAGAAACCGACCTTCGTTTCGCAGACTAGCGAAGACAACGACGACGTGTTCAACCGTGCCGAGTACAAGTTCGGTGCCGAAGCACGCGCCACCGGACTGTATGGTTACTGGCAGTTGTCTTACGGCAGCACCGGTGCGGCTTAAGGAATACACCCCGCGAGCGTAGGGCCACGCTAACCGCCCAGCCGTGAGTGCTGGGCGGGGCGTGCCAGAAGACGATCAAGGAGATACATATGTCGAACAAGAACAAACCCAAGGCTGGTGCAGCGACACCCGCTGCCGAAGCCAAAGCAGCCGCCGCAAAGAAGGCTGCCGGGGAAGCCGCTGCAGCAGAAGCGGCGAAGAAAAGCCAAGGAGGCGACGATGCCAACACACGGAATGACGGTGCGGGAAAATCTCCCGAAGGGGCCGCAACCCAGCAGGGTTCTGCTGAGGCTGCTGCACAGTCTGAACCGGCCAAGAAACCCAGCTCAGCCCGGAAGGTCCCGGCGCTGAGTGTGATATCGAGCGTGGAAGGCTTCCGCCGTGGCGGGCGTGCCTGGGGCAAATCGGTATCGACGGTCAAGCTGTCCGAACTGAGCGAGGGGCAGATCGAGCAGATCAAGGGCGAGTCCATGCTGGAAGTCGAAGAGGTCGAGGTCGACGAAGAGGTGGCCGAGTAATGAATCGCGACCAGATCGAGCATGAGATCCAGGACAAGGGTCTCACCGCGCCGCGCATCACACCTGCGGACATCGAGGCGAACATCGCCAGCGAACATTATTTCACTGCTGCCGACGGCGTTTCCGGCGCTCACGTCAATGTGGACGGCGGGAAATGCGTGGTTGCCGTGCACGAATGCCCGCACGAGCTGGAGCTGCTGACCTTCTGCGTCCTGATCCTGCGTAACGGCTTTACCGTGGATGGTGTATCTGCCTGCGCCAGCCCGAAGAACTTCGACGCGGAGCTGGGCCGCAAGATCGCCCGCAAGAATGCGGTCGAGAAGATCTGGCCGCTGATGGGTTATGAACTTCGCAGCAAGCTGAGCGCACGATGACCTACGCCGCCAAAGCCAACATGCTCGCCCGCTTCGGTGAACCCGAAGTGATCGCGCTCACCGACCGCGAGAATCTTGGCGTGGTCGATGATGTTGTGCTCGATGGCGCGTTGGCCGAGGCGGATGCCGAGATCGACCCGTACCTGGCACCTCGCCACCAGTTGCCGCTGGCCAGCGTGCCGCGAATCCTCAGCGGCTTCGCCTGCGATATCGCCCGCTACCGCCTTTGCGGGGCGGGCGTGACGGAGACTGAAGAGATCCGCAACCGCTACAAGGATGCGATCAAGTTTCTGGAGAACGTAGCCAGCGGGAAGA
Encoded here:
- a CDS encoding gp436 family protein, whose protein sequence is MTYAAKANMLARFGEPEVIALTDRENLGVVDDVVLDGALAEADAEIDPYLAPRHQLPLASVPRILSGFACDIARYRLCGAGVTETEEIRNRYKDAIKFLENVASGKIGLGLDAANNVAKPANTVQFAEATGRVFGRGERG
- a CDS encoding Gp49 family protein, giving the protein MNRDQIEHEIQDKGLTAPRITPADIEANIASEHYFTAADGVSGAHVNVDGGKCVVAVHECPHELELLTFCVLILRNGFTVDGVSACASPKNFDAELGRKIARKNAVEKIWPLMGYELRSKLSAR
- a CDS encoding phage protease, yielding MKRKPKSPALGFAVAACSVAMNAAGEIQLTPAGVFRGNDGRPKDAPHWVMDAQAAQDVIAFCSARQNEFVIDYEHQTLLAEKNGQPAPAAGWFSGAALRWEEGVGLFVKSRWTPRAQGFIDADEYKYISPVILYEKVTGRIKGIISAALTNTACIDGMDEVLSRAAASFMLDESTSKENGMDELLEQLRWFFNMPTLATAEEILAELKKAVDKIKTAAPEATAAAGFRVDNLVASLGTEVAALKSASPDPAKFVPVDTMQALQTELAALRSEKTEREVGEVVTAALSTGKLLPPQEKWARDLGMKDLDALKGYIDTAQGVAALTSTQTKGLKPQGTANANGLDETQLAACKLLGVDPADYAKTLSGEDD
- a CDS encoding Mu-like prophage major head subunit gpT family protein: MLINKDTLASIFTGLKTIFNNTLKAAPGNWQATAMEVQSDAEGEDYMWLSRFPKLRKWLGDKVVKNLKAGKYYKVNEDWETTIAVKRNHIDDDRLGIYNTQAQQAGEAASELHDIIVDDLKNKAFTETCFDGQFYYDTDHPVKDASVSNKGTMALSCATKAAAVASYGAARTAIMSFKDEEGMPLRLIPDTLEVPPALEATARTLCEADKLDDNSPNPYKGSATVLVNPALTSATGWMLHVTKKASVKPFIVQMRKKPTFVSQTSEDNDDVFNRAEYKFGAEARATGLYGYWQLSYGSTGAA